In Chlorocebus sabaeus isolate Y175 chromosome 5, mChlSab1.0.hap1, whole genome shotgun sequence, one genomic interval encodes:
- the PSMD7 gene encoding 26S proteasome non-ATPase regulatory subunit 7, with protein MPELAVQKVVVHPLVLLSVVDHFNRIGKVGNQKRVVGVLLGSWQKKVLDVSNSFAVPFDEDDKDDSVWFLDHDYLENMYGMFKKVNARERIVGWYHTGPKLHKNDIAINELMKRYCPNSVLVIIDVKPKDLGLPTEAYISVEEVHDDGTPTSKTFEHVTSEIGAEEAEEVGVEHLLRDIKDTTVGTLSQRITNQVHGLKGLNSKLLDIRSYLEKVATGKLPINHQIIYQLQDVFNLLPDVSLQEFVKAFYLKTNDQMVVVYLASLIRSVVALHNLINNKIANRDAEKKEGQEKEDSKKDRKEDKEKDKDKEKSDVKKEEKKEKK; from the exons AATCGGCAAGGTTGGAAATCAGAAGCGCGTTGTTGGTGTGCTTTTGGGCTCATGGCAAAAGAAAGTACTTGATGTATCGAACAGTTTTGCAG ttCCTTTTGACGAAGATGACAAAGACGATTCTGTGTGGTTTTTAGACCATGATTATTTGGAAAACATGTATGGAATGTTTAAGAAAGTCAATG CCAGAGAAAGAATAGTTGGCTGGTACCACACAGGCCCTAAACTACACAAGAATGACATTGCCATCAACGAACTCATGAAAAGATACTGTCCTAATTCC GTGTTGGTCATCATTGATGTGAAGCCGAAGGACCTAGGGCTGCCCACAGAAGCATACATTTCAGTGGAAGAAGTCCATGAT GATGGAACCCCAACCTCAAAAACATTTGAACACGTGACCAGTGAAATTGGAGCAGAGGAAGCTGAGGAAGTTGGAGTTGAACACTTGTTACG AGACATCAAAGACACGACGGTGGGCACTCTGTCCCAGCGGATCACAAACCAGGTCCATGGTTTGAAGGGACTGAACTCCAAGCTTCTGGATATCAGGAGCTACCTGGAAAAAGTCGCCACAGGCAAGCTGCCCATCAACCACCAGATCATCTACCAGCTGCAGGACGTCTTCAACCTGCTGCCAGACGTCAGCCTGCAGGAGTTTGTCAAGGCCTTTTACCTGAAGACCAACGACCAGATGGTGGTAGTGTACTTGGCCTCGCTGATCCGTTCCGTGGTCGCCCTGCACAACCTCATCAACAACAAGATTGCCAACCGCGAcgcagagaagaaagaagggcaggagaaagaagacagCAAAAAGGATAGGAAAGAGGACAAGGAGAAAGATAAAGATAAGGAAAAGAGTGAtgtaaagaaagaggagaaaaaggagaaaaagtaa